A region of Bos javanicus breed banteng chromosome 17, ARS-OSU_banteng_1.0, whole genome shotgun sequence DNA encodes the following proteins:
- the C17H4orf33 gene encoding UPF0462 protein C4orf33 homolog, whose amino-acid sequence MDFEIEHTWDGFPVKHEPVFVRLNPGDRGVMMEVSAPFFNDPPAPLGEPGKPFNQLWDYEVVEAFFLNDITEQYLEVELCPHGQHLVLLLSGRRNVWKQGLDLSFRVSRGETKWEGSASIPWSYFPPNVTKFNSFAIHGSKDERSYEALYPVPQHELQQGQKPDFHRLDYFKPFSFNTLLGEKWNQPESDLWLIEKPDV is encoded by the exons ATGGATTTTGAAATTGAACACACTTGGGATGGTTTTCCAGTGAAGCATGAGCCAGTGTTTGTCAGGCTGAATCCAGGTGACAGAGGAGTGATGATGGAAGTCAGTGCTCCATTTTTCAATGATCCTCCAGCCCCACTAGGAGAACCAGGAAAACCTTTCAATCAATTGTGGGATTATGAAG ttgtggaagcatttttctTGAATGACATAACTGAACAGTATTTAGAAGTTGAACTTTGTCC cCACGGACAGCATTTGGTGCTTTTACTCTCTGGAAGAAGAAATGTGTGGAaa CAAGGACTTGATCTGTCATTCAGAGTGTCCAGAGGAGAAACAAAATGGGAAGGCAGTGCTTCTATTCCTTGGAGTTATTTTCCACCAAATGTGACAAAATTCAATTCATTTGCAATTCATGGATCAAAAGATGAAAGAAGCTATGAAGCTCTTTACCCTGTACCTCAACATGAGCTGCAGCAAGGACAAAAACCTGATTt CCATCGTCTGGATTACTTCAAGCCTTTCAGTTTTAACACACTGCTTGGAGAAAAGTGGAACCAACCAGAATCAGACCTGTGGCTAATAGAGAAACCTGATGTGTAG